CCGATCATCCCTTCACCGGACATCTATTACTATCGCAATCGGATGGATTACGCTTTCGGCCCCGCTCACGCCCTCGGCCTTAAAGCCGGCCGGTATAAAGTGATCGACCTGGAAAAATGCCTGCTGATGTCGGAGGCCAGCAATGAGGTCATGCAGGCGATCAAGCGCTTTGCCGCCGCGTCCGGCCTGCCGGCCTACGAATTCAAGCGGGGGCTGCTCCGCCATCTGGTCATCCGCGAAGGGAAGAACGTCAACAATCTCGTCGTCAATATCCTGACCTCCGATCAGGGGGAATTCCCGCTGCCGCCGCTCTGGGCGGAGCTGAAAGACCGGGTCGCCGGCCTGACCTGGGCGGTTAACCGCTCGCTGGCCGACCGCTCGTTCGGCGACGTTTTGCAAACGCTCGGCCGGGACCATTACGAGGAAGTCTTGGGCGGGCTAAAGTTCAACGTCCCGGTCCAATCGTTCTTCCAGACCAACATCAAAGCGGCGGAAAACATCCTAACGACCGTGCAAGGCCTGATCAAGGCGGACGGCAGCGGCACCTTGCTTGACCTCTATTCCGGGACCGGGAGCATCGGCCTCTTCCTGGCCGGGTCGGTCGGCAAGGTCATCGGGCTGGAAGAGAACAAAGAAGCGGTCGAGCTGTCCCGGAGCAACGCGCAGCTGAACGGTATCAAGAATTTCTCGGCCAGCTTGGGGCGAGTTGAGGAGATCCTTCCCTCTTACCGGGAGAAAGCCGACCTGATCGTGGTCGACCCGCCCCGTCCCGGCCTGCATAAAAAAGTGCTCGAAAAACTGGGCGAGTTAAAAGCCCGGCAGCTAATTTACGTTTCGTGCAATCCGCTGACGCAGAAAAATGACGTGGAGGCGTTAAAAGCGTTCGGGTATAAAATTGAAGCTTGCCAGCCGCTCGACCTCTTTCCCCACACCCCGCACCTGGAAAACGTTATTGCGCTGCGGCTTTAGCAGCCGCCCGGAGCTCGATGATCCGCTGGGCCGCCGCGTCGATGATCTCCATGAACTTGTCGGCATTGAGCGGTTTGCCGGAAAAAGCGTTGTCGACGTAGACCATCGCCTGCAGTTTGCCGTCCGCCCCTTTGACCGGCAGCAGGAGATAATTCTCGATCTTGCGGCCGTCAACGGCCAAGAGCTGTTCGATCTGTTCGCGCAGTTCGCGCAGCCGGACCGTGTCGAACCCGCCGTTGAACTCCAGATGGTTGAACATGGTAAAGCCGTCCTGGACCTTGATCGGGCCGTAGACGATGTTCTTCCCGACCGGTTTGCCGCTGATCGCCAGATTGAGCGCGCTCTGGCCCTGGTCGAACTTGCGCAAGAACTGCTGAACGCCGGCGGTGTAGGTGTTACGGCTCAGGTCGGTCAATTTCCGGTGGTGTTCGCTCGTGCTGGTCTCGCCGATCGCCTGGGCGCCGACCAGTTCGCCTTTTTCGTTGGGGACAAAGATCGCCACCCGGTTCGTCTCGATGGCGTAGCGCGGCATGTCGACAAAGCCGCCGGCCGTCGCCAGGACCAGCGCCCAGTTGATCACCGCCGCCTCGTTGTCGAATTCGGCAAAATCGGCCGCCATGTCGACCTCGAGCCGTTTCGCCTTGGCCGAGCCGACGATCTCCAGCAGTGAATTGATCAACATCTGGCCGCTCTCTTCGACCAGCAGGCCGCCGTTGCGGAAATCGATCTTGTAGGCGCCGCGGATCTCGCCGTTGACGATCTCCGGCACCAAAATGAACGGCTCGGGCGCCGACAGTTTGCCGTCGCGGTAGCAGCGCCGGTCTTTCTCCGGATAGGCGATGATCTGCGCCTCTTTTGTCCGAAGCAGGTCGGCCATCACTTCGCCGGAAAATTCGGCGAGCGCCTTCCAGTGGTCGAAACCGGACTGCCCCAGCTCGCTCCGGCGCTCTTCGTAAACGATCTCGCCAAAGCGTTTGCCGATCCAGCCGCGGGCGATCCGGACCGATTCGTTGTGCGCGTCGTAGCGGGTAACGCGCCAGCTGCCGGGGAGCGCCTTGAGCAAAGCCGTGGCTGCCAGTTCTTCAATCTTCGCTTCGGTCGGCGCTTCCGCCACCGCCAGCGCGGTCCGCCCGAACAGCTTGAAGGTGTCGCCGAGCGACAGGCTTGCCCGCTCCTCTTGTTTCGGCAGGAGGAGCGGATCGCTGATCCGCGGCCGCCAGACCTCGGCCACGTACTGTTCGGTCATCCGCTGCGTGTTGAAAAAGCTGCCGTTCAGGGCGATCGCCTCGATCATCTGGTTGACGAAGGTCGGGTCCGCCCCGCGGTTGCGGTAAGCTTGCAAAACCGTTCCCAGCGTCTGGTAAAGCGAAGCGGAATCGGCATTATAAAGCTGCGGATCGTTATCGCTCGGTTTGAGCGCCGGATCGCCGATCGTCCAGCCGCCGCCGCGCGTCTCCGCCCACCAGCCGTCGCTGATGCTGACGTTGGGGACGCCGTTGATCGACGCTTTCATCCCGGAGGTGCCCGACGCTTCGTAAGGCCGGAGCGGGTTATTGAGCCAGATATCGGCGCCGGAAACCAGGACCGCCGCCTTCGACATGTCGTAATCGGGGATGAAAGCGAATTTGATCTTGCCGTCGGTCTCGCGCATCAGCCGGTTGCCGACCTCGATCACGTGCGCGATGATCCCCTTGCCCGGGCCGTCGGCCGGATGGGCTTTACCGGACATGATGATCTGCAAGCCGCCGTGCTCGTCCGCCAGCCGCCGCAGTTCCGCTTCGTTGGTAAAAAGGAGGTTGCCGCGTTTGTAAGTGGCGAACCGGCGGGCGAACCCGACCGTCAAGACCTCGGGGTCCATTTGGACGCCGACCATTCTTTTGACCATGTTGATCAGCCTGGCCTTGTTCGCTTGATGCGCCGACCAAAGCGCCTCCCGGACTCCGGGGTCATCGCGCTTGATCATCAGGGCGCTGAGCTGGGCCGGGTCTTTTTTCCAGTCCGGCACGTGTTCGTCCAGCACTTGCTGGACGTTTTCCGAGGTCCAGGTCAGGTGGTGGATGCCGTTGGTGATCCCGATGATCGGCCGGAACTCGGGAAACATCTCTTCGGAAACCTGCGCGTGCAGCTGGGAAACTCCGTTCCGGACGCCGGAAAGCCGCATCGCCAGGAGCGCCATGTTGATAAAGCTCTGGTTCTGCGGGTCTTTGCCGAGCGCCAGGACGGCTGTCCGCAAAAACTGCTCGCTGAAAGCGTGGGTGATCTGGCCGATCTCGAACCGGTCAAAGCCGGCCGGGACCGGCGTGTGGGTGGTAAAGGAAAAAAGCTCCTTGACCCCCTGGAAATCTTCCGGGGTGATGTTCTCCAGCGCTTTTCCCAGCCGGTTCAGGACCTCAACAATAGCGAACGCGGCATGGCCTTCATTTAAATGATAATAAGAGATCGGCAGGCCGAAAAGCTCCAGCGCGCGGACGCCGCCGATCCCGAGAACCATCTCCTGGGTCAGTCTTTCCCACTGGCCGGCCGCGTACAGCTGGCTGGTGATCTCTTCAAAACCGTGCGGGTTCGGGACTCCCCGCGTATCGAGCAGGGTCAGCGGCACGAATTCCCCGCCGTAACCTTTGATCTCCATCCCCCACAGTTTGGCGGTGATCGTCTGCCCGGCGATCTGCAGCGAGACCGCCTCTTGCAGGTCAACGAGCCCGGTCCCCCGTTCGATGTCCCACGATTGCCTTTCCTGCCGCTGGCGGCCGTCAACTATCTGTTGTTTGAAATAACCGTCGCGGTAGAGCAGGCCGATCGGAAAAACCGGGGCACCGATATCGGCCGCCGATTTGACCCAGTCGCCGGCCAGGACACCCAGTCCGCCGGAATAGATCCGGAACTTGTTCGCCAGGGCGTACTCCATGCTGAAAAAGGCGACGTTCTGCCGCGGCCGCCTTTGGGCCATGTTATAAACTCTTTCTTTAAAAGTGTTGGCGGCAGCCGCCTTTGCTCGGGAAACCATACAGAGCTATTTCCGCGGGTCGCGGCTGAAATTTCACCCGATTTGGGCTATAATCCCGATATGGCCCGGTTGTCCAAATACCTGGAGACGGTCGACTTCCGCGACGAAAAATTCATCGGGACGATCGCTTTTCGCAACGAGGAATTGACGCTGCCCGACGGCAGCAAGCTGGCGCTCGGCGTCGACAGCGGGCACTGGGTCCTGGTATTCCAGGAACACGCGGGCGCGGCGTTCGAGATCATCGAGTACGACCAGCACGGCGGTAAGATCTTTGTCGACAAGAAGCCGGGCGGCGGTTCGGACCTGAAAAAGTTCAAGCAGCGGCTGAATTATTTCTTCGATCACGCCCAGGTCGACGACCTGGTCACGATCGTCCCGCCGCAAACGGAGGAAAGATGATCGACATGTCGGGGGTCGGCGCCTACGGGTACCTGCCCTACCTGAGCGACGACCTGGTCAAACAGGCGAAATATAACGACATCCGGACGCGGGCCGGCAAGGTCGCTTATTTAATGACGCTTGGCAAAGAAGCCAAGAAGCCGCAGGTCAAAGAAGGGGTGCACGACGCCCGCGGCGCGCTGAAATGGTTAAAGGAGGAATTGTTAGATGAGAAGTGATGCGTTGAAAAAACGGGCCCCGATCCTCTCGCTCCTGCACGCGACCGGCGTCTCCCAATCGGAAATGGGCAAGCCGTTCATCGGTCTCGCCTCCAGCTTTACCGACCTGGTCCCCGGCCACGTTGACATGCGGGGGCTGGAGCGGGTGATCGAAAAAGGGATCCACTCCGGCGGCGGCGTCGCCTTTACCTTTGGCCTGCCCGCCATCTGCGACGGTATCGCCATGGGGCACCACGGGATGCACTATTCGCTCCCCTCTCGCGAACTGATCGCCGACGAGATCGAAACGATGGCCCAGGCGCACCAGCTGGACGGCCTGGTCCTGCTGACCGCCTGCGACAAGATCACCCCCGGGATGTTGATGGCGGCCGCGCGGCTGAACATCCCCTGCATCGTCGTCACCGCCGGCCCGATGCTGGCCGGCTGTTACAAGATGACCCGGCTCGACCTGGTCCACGACACTTTCGAGGCCGAGGCCGCTTACCATCAGGGGAAGATCAGCAAAAAAGAGCTTGATAACCTGACGCTGAACGCTTGTCCGGGCGCCGGCGCCTGTTCCGGCATGTTCACCGCCAACACCATGGCCTGCGCGACGGAAGCGCTGGGGATGTCTCTCCCCTACTGCGGCACTTCGCTCGCCGTCTCGTCGAAAAAGAAAATGATCGCCTACGAAAGCGGCAAGCAGATCGTCTCGCTGGTGAAGAAAAACGTCACGCCGCGCAAGATCATGAACCTGAACGCGTTCCTGAACGCTATCCGCCTCGACATGTCGCTCGGCGGGTCGACCAACGCCGTCCTCCACCTGACGGCGATCGCCAGCGAAGCCGGGTTCAAGCTGCCGGTCGAACTCTTCGACAAGATCAGCAAAGAAACGCCGCACATCGCCAGTATCCGCCCCGGCGGCGACCATTTTATGGAAGACCTGGACCATGCCGGCGGCGTGCCGGCGGCGCTCCACACGCTGGGCAGAATGATCGTCAACAATCCGACCGTCTCGGGCCTGACGATCAAACAGATCGCGGCCGCCGGAGAGGTCTTTGACAAGAACATTATCCGGCCTCTCTCCAATCCTTATCACAAACAGGGCAGCCTGGCGATCTTGAAGGGGAATCTGGCGCCGGAAGGTTCGGTTATCAAGCAAACGGCTGTTTCGGCCAAGATGATGAAACATGTCGGCCCGGCCAAGGTCTTTGATTCCGAGGATGCCGCCCAGCGGGCGATCAATGCCGGCCGGATCAAGCACGGCGATGTCGTTGTCATCCGCTACGAAGGGCCGAAAGGCGGCCCCGGCATGAGGGAAATGCTCTACCCGACCTCGGCGATCGCCGGGATGGGGTTATCCGAATCGGTCGCGTTAATAACTGACGGCCGGTTCTCGGGCGGAACGCGCGGGCCGTGTATCGGTCACGTCTCTCCCGAAGCGGCGGAGGGCGGTCCGATCGCGGCTGTTAAGGACGGCGACATCATTGAGATCGACATCCCGAACCGGAAACTGCACGTCCGGTTAACGAACGCCGAAATGACCCAACGGCTGGCGCACTGGAAAGAGCCGAAACCGAAATTCACCACCGGCTGGCTGTCCCGCTACCAGCGGCTGGTCACTTCCGCCTCGACCGGCGCGGTTTTGAAATAGCCGTTTTATTGTGATAAAATCGGCTATATGGAGCTGACCGGCGCGCAAGCATTGCTCGAATCGCTCCACCGCGAAGGGGTGGAGATCATTTTTGGCTACCCCGGCGGGGTGGTCCTCCCCCTCTATGACGCGATGTTCGCCGACAAGCGGGTCAAACATATCCTGGTCCGGCACGAACAGGGCGCGGCCCACGCGGCGGACGGCTACGCCCGGGCAACCGGCAAGGTCGGCGTCTGCCTGGCCACTTCCGGTCCCGGCGCAACAAATTTAACTACCGGCATCGCCAACGCCTATATGGACTCGATCCCCATGATCGCGATCACCGGCCAGGTGGCAACCCCGCTCCTCGGCCGCGATTCGTTCCAGGAGGCCGACGTGACCGGCATCACCATGCCGATCTCCAAGCACAACTACCTGATCAAGAAGGTGGAGGACCTGCCGCGGATCATCAAAGAAGCGTTCCATATCGCCCGGACCGGCCGCCCCGGCCCGGTCGTCGTCGATATCCCCAAGGACGTCTTCACCAATAAGCTGGATTACCAGTATCCGGACAAAGTCGATATTCCGAGCTACAAGCCGCGGACCGACGGGCACCCGAAGCAGATCGCCCTGGCGGTCAAGGCCATTCAAGCCGCCAAAAAACCGATCATCTACGCCGGCGGCGGCGTCATTTCCGCCAACGCGGCCAAAGAGCTGAAGGAGCTGGCGGAAAAATGCAACCTGCCGGTGACCACCACCCTGATGGGGATCGGCGCGTTCCCGGAAACGCACGAACTGTCGATGGGGATGCTCGGTATGCACGGCACCGCTTACGCCAACTACGCGGTGACCGAATGCGATCTCCTGATCGGGATCGGCGCCCGCTTTGACGACCGGGTGACCGGCCACATCGCCAAGTTCGCCCCCAACGCGAAGGTGATCCATATCGACATCGACCCGGCCGAGATCGGCAAGAATGTCCGGGTGGACATCCCGATCGTCGGCGACGTCAAAAAAGTGCTGCAGGCGATCCTCGACAAGATCGGCCCCAAGGAAAAGCACCAGCAGTGGGTGGAAATGATCGCCGAGTGGAAAAAGAAATACCCCCTCTCCTATAAGCTGGACGAGACGATCAAGCCGCAGTACGTCATTGAGCAGGCGCACGAACTGGCCAAGGACCGCGACACGATCATCGTCACCGAGGTCGGCCAGAACCAGATGTGGGCGGCGATGTTCTATAAGTACACCAAACCGCGGAGCTGGATCTCGTCCGGCGGCCTCGGGACAATGGGTTTTGGCCTGCCGGCGGCGAACGGCGCCCAGTTCGGGCGGCCCGACGCGCTGGTGATCGACTTCGCCGGCGACGGCTCGATCCAGATGAACATCCAGGAGCTGACGACCGCGGTCAACAACCGGCTGCCGATCAAGATCTTTGTGTTGAACAATTGTTTCCTTGGCATGGTCCGGCAGTGGCAGGAGCTGATCTACGACCGGCACTATTCGCACACCAATCTTTGCAATAACCCGGACCTGGTCAAGATCGCGGAAGCCTACGGCGCGGTCGGCCTGCGCGTCACTAAGCCGGAAGAAGTGCGCGGGGCGATCGAAAAAGCCTTCGCCATTAACGACCGGCCGGTCCTGGTCGACTTTGTCGTCGCCAAGGAAGAGAACGTCTTCCCGTTCGTGCCGCCGGGGCAAGCCATTAACGAAATGTTGATCGACTAACATGAAACATACCATTAGCGTAATAGTGGAGAATAAGCCGGGGGTCCTCTCCCGGGTCAGCGGGCTCTTTTCCCGCCGCGGGTTCAACATCGAATCGCTGGCGGTCGGGATGACCGAGGATCCGACCATGTCGCGGATGACGATCGTCGTGGAAGGCGACGAGTCCGACCTCGAACAGATCACCAAGCAGCTCTATAAGCTGATCGACACCTTAAAAGTGTTCGACCTGCCGGCGGAGAAATCGATCCAGAGCGAGCTGGTGCTGGCAAAGGTCGCGGCCAGCGAAAAGACCCGGCCGGAGATCACCCAGATCGCCGAGATCTTCCGGGCCAAGATCGTCGACGTGGCGGAAACGTCGATGACGCTGGAATTGACCGGCGAAGAGAGCAAGGTTGAGGGAGCGATCAAGCTCCTGACAAAGTTCGGGATCAAGGAATTGGTCAGAACAGGGCGGATCGCCCTGCAGCGCGGCAGCGCGGAATAATCACGAAGGGGGAAAAGGAAATGGCTAAGGTTTATTACGACAAGGACGCGGATCTGGGGTTATTGAAGGACAAGACGGTAGCGGTGATCGGTTACGGGAACCAGGGAACGGCGCAATCCCAGAACTTGCGGGATAGCGGCGTCAAGGTGATCATTGCCGAGGTCGAAGGGACGCCGAACTGGAAAGCGGCGCAGGAAGCCGGATTCGAGGTCATGGATGCCAAGTCGGCCGCCAAGGCGGGCGACATCATCCAGGTTTTGATCCCGGACGAGCTTCAGGGCGGGGTTTACAAAGAAGCGCTGAAAAAAGCGCTAAAGAAAGGGAAAACGCTGATGTTTTCCCACGGCTTTAATATCCATTTCAAGGCGATCAAACCGCCCAAGGATGTCGATGTCATCATGGTCGCCCCCAAAGGTCCGGGCGCCATGGTCCGGAACACTTACGTTGACAGCGCCGGCGTCCCCTGCCTGATCGCCGTTTACCAAGATGCCAGCGGCAAAGCGAAGGAAACCGCCCTCGCCTACGCGAAAGGAATCGGCGGGACCCGCGCCGGCGTGTTCGAAACAACTTTTAAAGAAGAGGTCGAGACCGACCTGTTCGGCGAACAGACCGTCCTCTGCGGCGGCTGCACCGCGCTGATCAAAGCCGGGTTCGAAACACTGGTCGAAGCCGGTTACCAGCCGGAGATGGCCTACTTTGAATGCTGCCACGAGCTGAAGCTGATCGTCGACCTGATCTACAAACAGGGCTTGCTCGGGATGCGCAAAGCGGTCAGCAACACCGCCGAGTACGGCGACCTGACCGTCGGGCCCAAGATCATCAACGAGAAGGTCAAGAAGCAGATGAAGAAAGCGCTCGGCCGGATCCAGAACGGCGCCTTCGCCCGCGAGTTTATCAAAGAGAACAAGGAAGGCTGCAAGAACTTCAACGCCCTGCGCGAGAAAGACAAGAACCACCAGATCGAAAAGGTCGGCGGCGAGCTCCGCGGCATGATGCACTGGCTGAAGAAAGGGAGCTAATTGGTCACCCACCTAATTGACCTGATCGTTGTCTTTGTGACGGGGACCGTTTCAGCGGTCGGCTATCTCGGGGTCTTGGTCCTGATGACTTTCGAATCGGCCTGTATCCCGATCCCCTCCGAGATCATTATGCCGTTCTCCGGCTTCCTGGTAACGACCGGCAAATTAAACATCTGGGGGGTGACGCTGGCGGGAGCGCTCGGTAATTTGCTCGGCGCGGTCATCACCTACGCGATCGGCTTCTACGGCGGCCGCCCTTTCATCCTGAAATACGGCAAGTATTTCTTCGTCAAGGAAAAGGAAGTCCACCACGCCGAGAAGTTCTTTGCCAAATGGGGAGATTGGTCCGTTTTTCTCTCCCGCAACCTGCCGGTGATCCGGACCTTTATCTCCCTGCCGGCCGGCGTCGCCGAAATGCCGTTTATTAAATTTGCCGTCTTTTCTTTCCTCGGCTCGCTTCCCTGGTGTTTTGCCCTCACCTATCTTGGTTTTATCCTGGGTAGCAACTGGATGGTAATCAGACAGTACGGCCACTATCTCGATATCTTGGCCGGCATCGCGATCGTCGCGTTGATCGTCAAGATCATCTGGGATTATTATCACGATAACAATGGCGACTAAACCGTCGGAACAAAAGAAAGGGATCGCGATCCTCGGCTCAACCGGGTCGATCGGCAAACAGTGCCTGGAAGTCATCTCCATCTTCCCAAGCCGTCTCCGGGTCTCTGCCATCGCCGCTAAAGACGAAGTCGACCTGATCGTCGAACAGGTCAAAAAGTTCCAGCCGCGGATCGTCTCCGTTCTGAACGAGGACATTAAAGCTAAAGTCGAAGCTAAATTGGCCGGCGCCAAGGTCGAGCTTTACCACGGCGCCGAAGGCCTGTTGAAGGTCGCCACCGCCGCCGACGCTAAAACGGTCGTCGTTGCCATCCCCGGCTCGCTCGCCTTAACTGCCGTCCTGGAAGCCGTTAAGCTAAAGAAAGATATCGCCCTGGCGACCAAAGAAGTCCTGGTCGCCGCCGGCGAACTCTTCATGAACGAAGTGAAGGCGGCCGGCGTCAAGGTCCTGCCGATCGACTCCGAGCACAGCGCCATCGCCCAGTGCCTGCGCGGGGAAGACAAAAAGACGGTCAAGAAGCTGATCCTGACCGCTTCGGGCGGGCCCTTCCTCAAGACCCCGGTCGAAAAGCTGACGCAGATGACCGCCAAAGAAGCGCTTAAGCATCCGACCTGGAAGATGGGGCCGAAGATCACGATCGATTCCGCCACCTTAATGAACAAAGGGTTTGAAGTCATCGAAGCGCATTTCCTTTTTGGGATCGATTACGCCAACATCGAGGTCGTTATCCACCCGGAAAGTATCATTCATTCAATGGTCGAGTTCGTCGACGGTTCGGTCAAGGCGCAGCTCGGCGCCCCCGACATGCGGGTCCCGATCCAGTACGCCCTGCTCGAAGAAGAGCGGTCCTCCAACCACTGGGGCCGGCTCGACCTGACCAAAACCCCGCAACTGACCTTCCAGAAGCCCGACCTGGTCAAATTCCCCTGTCTCGCCTACGCGTATGAAGCCGGCAAGGCTAAGGGTACCCTTCCCGCCGTTCTCAACGCCGCCAACGAAGAAGCCGTTAACCAGTTCCTCGCCGGCAAGTTCACTTACGACAAGATCGCCGTCAAGATCAAAGCCGTTCTTGACCAGCACCAAAACAAGCTGAACCCCGGCCTCGGCGATCTCCTGGAAGCCGACGAACTTGCCCGTGCCCAGCTCCGGTGATATACTCTCTTTGATGACGAAAAAAGAGATCGAACTTGAGGTTTTGCGCCACTCCACTTCCCACGTGATGGCCCACGCCGTGCAGGCACTGTTCCCTGGGGTTAAACTGGGGATCGGACCGGCCATTGAGAGCGGTTTCTACTACGATTTTGACCTGCCGACCCAGATCACGCCCGAAGATCTCCCCAAGATCGAGACCAAAATGCAAGAGATCATCAAGAAAGAGCATAAGTTCGAACGCCAGGAGATCGCCAGGCAAAAGGCGATCGAGCTGTTCGAAGAACGCGGGGAAAAGTATAAAGTTGAACTGTTAAAAGAGATCGAAGCGGAAAAAGTGACGCTCTATAAGAGCGGGGACTTCCTCGATCTCTGCCGCGGGCCGCACCTCGAGCACACCGGCCACATCAAGGCGTTCAAGCTCCTTTCCATCGCCGGCGCCTACTGGCACGGGATCGAGACGAACCCGATGATGCAGCGGATCTACGGCACGGTTTTCCCGTCCCAGAAAGAGCTGGACGAATACTTGAAGAACCTGGAAGAGGCGAAGAAGCGCGACCACCGCAAGCTCGGCAAGGAACTGGACCTCTTCTCTTTCCACGAGGAAGCCGGCGCCGGCTTCGTCTATTACCACCCGCGCGGCGCGACCGTCCGGATGCTGATCGAGGATTTTTTAAAGAAAGAGAACGCCAAGCGGGGTTACGAGTTCGTCGTTATCCCCCACATCGGCAAGATCGACCTCTGGAACACTTCGGGCCACACCAATTACTACCGCGAGAACATGTACTTCATGAAGATCGACGAGCAGGATTACGTCGTCAAACCGATGAACTGCCCCGGCCACATCCTGATCTTCAAGCGGAAAACGCGCAGCTACCGCGACCTGCCGATCCGCTACTTTGAGCTCGGCACCGTCTATCGCTACGAAAAATCGGGCGTACTGCACGGTCTGCTCCGGGTCCGCGGGTTTACCCAGGACGACGCCCACATCTTCTGCCGCGAGGACCAGCTGGAAGGCGAGATCCTGGCGATCATCGACTTCATCACTTACGTCATGAAGGTTTTCGGCTTTGAGTTCAAGGTGAACCTCTCCACCCGGCCGGAACATTTTGCCGGAACGCCGGAAAACTGGGAACGGGCCACGGCGATCCTGGAAAAGACCTTGCAGGACCGCGGACTCCCCTTCGAGATCGATCCGGGCGCCGGCGTCTTCTACGGCCCCAAGATCGATGTCAAACTGAAAGATTCGCTCGGCCGCGAGTGGCAGGGACCGACCGTCCAGGTCGACTTTAACCTCCCCCAGCGGTTCGACCTGACCTACACCGATGACAAGGGGCAGGCAAAGACTCCGGTCATGATCCACCGGGCGGTCCTCGGCAGCCTGGAGCGGTTCCTCGGCGCTCTGATCGAGCACTATGCCGGTGCTTTCCCGACCTGGCTTGCCCCGGTCCAGGTGGCTATCCTCACTATTTCCGATAAACACCTCGAATACGCGGCTAAGGTCGCCGCCCAGCTCCGGGAACACGGGGTCCGGGTCGAGGTGGACGACCGGAACGAGAAGATCGGCGCCAAGATCCGCGGCGCCCAAATGCAAAAAGTCCCTTACATGCTGGTGGTCGGCGAAAAAGAAGCCACGGCCGGCCTGGTCGCCATCCGCCACCGCTCCCGCGGTGATCTGGGGGCCAAGTCGGTCAGCGATTTCCTCTTTGACCTGAAAGGGGAAATGAGCTATAATAGTGGCAATGACGGGGGTTAGCGCGTATTAGGGACTATCAGATTAACGAGCGGATTTGGGCCAAGGATGTTCGGCTCATTGACGAGAACGCTAAGCAGTTAGGTGTCGTCGCCACCCCGGAAGCTCTAAGACTTGCCCGCGAGCGTGGTTTAGATCTCGTTTTGATCGCACCCGCTTCCAAACCGCCGGTCGCGCGGATCGCCGATTACGGGAAGCTAAAGTACGAGCTCGCCAAGAAGGACAAGGAATCGCGCAAGTCGTCGAAAATCGGGACGATCAAAGAGGT
This window of the Candidatus Margulisiibacteriota bacterium genome carries:
- the rlmD gene encoding 23S rRNA (uracil(1939)-C(5))-methyltransferase RlmD — encoded protein: MPETVKITALDEKGKGVGEGASYPFTYPGDVISGSVMNKKKKLGAVHSLISGSPDRQTPPCPYFGRCGGCSWQGLKYAAQLKHKETLVRALFGDCRPIIPSPDIYYYRNRMDYAFGPAHALGLKAGRYKVIDLEKCLLMSEASNEVMQAIKRFAAASGLPAYEFKRGLLRHLVIREGKNVNNLVVNILTSDQGEFPLPPLWAELKDRVAGLTWAVNRSLADRSFGDVLQTLGRDHYEEVLGGLKFNVPVQSFFQTNIKAAENILTTVQGLIKADGSGTLLDLYSGTGSIGLFLAGSVGKVIGLEENKEAVELSRSNAQLNGIKNFSASLGRVEEILPSYREKADLIVVDPPRPGLHKKVLEKLGELKARQLIYVSCNPLTQKNDVEALKAFGYKIEACQPLDLFPHTPHLENVIALRL
- the glgP gene encoding alpha-glucan family phosphorylase, with the translated sequence MVSRAKAAAANTFKERVYNMAQRRPRQNVAFFSMEYALANKFRIYSGGLGVLAGDWVKSAADIGAPVFPIGLLYRDGYFKQQIVDGRQRQERQSWDIERGTGLVDLQEAVSLQIAGQTITAKLWGMEIKGYGGEFVPLTLLDTRGVPNPHGFEEITSQLYAAGQWERLTQEMVLGIGGVRALELFGLPISYYHLNEGHAAFAIVEVLNRLGKALENITPEDFQGVKELFSFTTHTPVPAGFDRFEIGQITHAFSEQFLRTAVLALGKDPQNQSFINMALLAMRLSGVRNGVSQLHAQVSEEMFPEFRPIIGITNGIHHLTWTSENVQQVLDEHVPDWKKDPAQLSALMIKRDDPGVREALWSAHQANKARLINMVKRMVGVQMDPEVLTVGFARRFATYKRGNLLFTNEAELRRLADEHGGLQIIMSGKAHPADGPGKGIIAHVIEVGNRLMRETDGKIKFAFIPDYDMSKAAVLVSGADIWLNNPLRPYEASGTSGMKASINGVPNVSISDGWWAETRGGGWTIGDPALKPSDNDPQLYNADSASLYQTLGTVLQAYRNRGADPTFVNQMIEAIALNGSFFNTQRMTEQYVAEVWRPRISDPLLLPKQEERASLSLGDTFKLFGRTALAVAEAPTEAKIEELAATALLKALPGSWRVTRYDAHNESVRIARGWIGKRFGEIVYEERRSELGQSGFDHWKALAEFSGEVMADLLRTKEAQIIAYPEKDRRCYRDGKLSAPEPFILVPEIVNGEIRGAYKIDFRNGGLLVEESGQMLINSLLEIVGSAKAKRLEVDMAADFAEFDNEAAVINWALVLATAGGFVDMPRYAIETNRVAIFVPNEKGELVGAQAIGETSTSEHHRKLTDLSRNTYTAGVQQFLRKFDQGQSALNLAISGKPVGKNIVYGPIKVQDGFTMFNHLEFNGGFDTVRLRELREQIEQLLAVDGRKIENYLLLPVKGADGKLQAMVYVDNAFSGKPLNADKFMEIIDAAAQRIIELRAAAKAAAQ
- the ilvD gene encoding dihydroxy-acid dehydratase produces the protein MRSDALKKRAPILSLLHATGVSQSEMGKPFIGLASSFTDLVPGHVDMRGLERVIEKGIHSGGGVAFTFGLPAICDGIAMGHHGMHYSLPSRELIADEIETMAQAHQLDGLVLLTACDKITPGMLMAAARLNIPCIVVTAGPMLAGCYKMTRLDLVHDTFEAEAAYHQGKISKKELDNLTLNACPGAGACSGMFTANTMACATEALGMSLPYCGTSLAVSSKKKMIAYESGKQIVSLVKKNVTPRKIMNLNAFLNAIRLDMSLGGSTNAVLHLTAIASEAGFKLPVELFDKISKETPHIASIRPGGDHFMEDLDHAGGVPAALHTLGRMIVNNPTVSGLTIKQIAAAGEVFDKNIIRPLSNPYHKQGSLAILKGNLAPEGSVIKQTAVSAKMMKHVGPAKVFDSEDAAQRAINAGRIKHGDVVVIRYEGPKGGPGMREMLYPTSAIAGMGLSESVALITDGRFSGGTRGPCIGHVSPEAAEGGPIAAVKDGDIIEIDIPNRKLHVRLTNAEMTQRLAHWKEPKPKFTTGWLSRYQRLVTSASTGAVLK
- the ilvB gene encoding biosynthetic-type acetolactate synthase large subunit; the encoded protein is MELTGAQALLESLHREGVEIIFGYPGGVVLPLYDAMFADKRVKHILVRHEQGAAHAADGYARATGKVGVCLATSGPGATNLTTGIANAYMDSIPMIAITGQVATPLLGRDSFQEADVTGITMPISKHNYLIKKVEDLPRIIKEAFHIARTGRPGPVVVDIPKDVFTNKLDYQYPDKVDIPSYKPRTDGHPKQIALAVKAIQAAKKPIIYAGGGVISANAAKELKELAEKCNLPVTTTLMGIGAFPETHELSMGMLGMHGTAYANYAVTECDLLIGIGARFDDRVTGHIAKFAPNAKVIHIDIDPAEIGKNVRVDIPIVGDVKKVLQAILDKIGPKEKHQQWVEMIAEWKKKYPLSYKLDETIKPQYVIEQAHELAKDRDTIIVTEVGQNQMWAAMFYKYTKPRSWISSGGLGTMGFGLPAANGAQFGRPDALVIDFAGDGSIQMNIQELTTAVNNRLPIKIFVLNNCFLGMVRQWQELIYDRHYSHTNLCNNPDLVKIAEAYGAVGLRVTKPEEVRGAIEKAFAINDRPVLVDFVVAKEENVFPFVPPGQAINEMLID